TATTTCCCCCTTTCAGGGTGTAACATATGCACCTCTAAAGCTGGTTTGCTATCTGCTGATAAACACGAAGAAGTTTTATCTGTATTTATCTAAATGTTACATTTGTTTTTAGACTCTGGCTGAAGACGTGATGAAGGTGACCGCGTTCGAGCAGCGCGTCACGATGGGCGTCACTGTTCAAACCATGTCAACTCAGACGAAGTCGATAGTTTGcgtttgtgggggttttttgtgAATGTTGCTCAAAGGATATATCTAAAGCCATTTTCACACGTATGAATGAACAAACCAGGTCTTCCTGATGCAAAGTGTCCTCAGAGGACCCCGTCAGAATGAGCACTCAAACACATAGGCTCTTGTGTTTTGGCTGATGTAAGAACTTTTTTCATGGGATTTGAAGTGATTTCTTTGAGCGTGTTGGAAAGTCAGCAGACAAAACTTTGCAGTGAGGTGAGACTTGTTCCCACAGGTGTTGATTACCACCTCCCGTAATCAGCGTTATCCTCCGAACGCCAGTAAACAGCCATTAGGTTGCTGCTCTGCCGCGCCCCAGGGGGCTAATTACCATCAGAAAGTGTTTCATGTTTTGAGGCGAAGATGCCCACAGTGGTGCTGTTTGTTTATTTCATACGAGACTTCTATGGAAACAGGGACACACGCTGAAGACACCATTAGGGGCAGTATGTTGAGCTCGGACCAAACCACATTATAGTTTGGtaaaacaatacataaaaataatttaaaaaaaaacttgctttttGTCCCAGTTTTGAAATTAAAAACTTTACAGTGGTTACGCGTTTAAAATTCCTGCAGACATCACAGAGATCAGTTGTATTACAGATTGTAGCCATGAAGCATCATGGGAATGTATACCGGAATTGTCCTTTGGGATGAAGCCAACCGCCGCTGTGTGCGTTCTCTGAGTATAACTCATTTCAAATTTCAgacagatgattttttttatgaatttttacATCCAGCAGAATGTAGTTTAAAAGTCAATTAAAACGCTCCTAAAGGACACACTGAGACTACAAATTTTTATAAAATAAGACAACCCCTGCTGGTCATTCCATGAAACGCCATTCTGCTTCCCCCAAGTTCTGCAGTTTTATGTATTCGTTACTGTATCAGGTTTCTGTAGATTAAAATCAAATGACTGCAGATTAAAAGTTACATCAATAGCCACAGGAACAGAAAGTGAAAGTGTCACCTGAACACATCATTTGTCTTCAGTGcagaaaaaaacacagtaaaCAGCTTTTTAATCTGAGACATTTAATGGATTTATGGCAGCAGCAGTGTGGGGTGAAGAATCATCTTTACACACTAAATTCATGTTGTTACATTGAAATGTgtttcatgtgttttttttttttttttttttttttttttttttttttatgaatttattgGAAGTTGTTAAAATGAGTCCATTTCAGTGTAATTTACCAGATGTCACGTCAGGTTATATCAGGTTACGTTACATCAGGTCAAGTCAGGTTATATCAGATTATGTTacatcaggtcaggtcaggttatGTCAGATTACATTACATTAGGTCAAGTCAGGTTACATCAGGTTAAGTTAGGTCAGGTTATATCAGGTTACGTTACATCAGGTTAAGTTAGGTCAGGTTATATCAGGTTACGTTacatcaggtcaggtcaggttacATCAGGACATATCAGGTTACATCAGGTGAGGTCTAGGAGCATGCACTTGTGTTACAGCATGCATCCAAGAAAGAGCTTTTtttctgaatggcaaccacccaggcatgcCCACTGCTCCAAAGTAACCATGTGCCACAGTCAGGTAAAATGTGGGCCTTTTGCAGCTGCTGTGGTCCTCCACACTGAGGCACCTGAATGCTGCATCATATCCAGTGAAACACAACAGGTGGACAAaacgtcatagctgatgttccctcacagcgtcagtgatcctcctcctcTGAATTtcactaagtaaccattcatttgacacaaagtcattccatcgGGACCCAAAGAGGAACCCCCTTTagaccggaaaatcacaaagggcccttgggaaaggtccttaatctgcTAGTTGGTCCTggagtgcagttgagcacctttataaggtgtgtgagcctgtgtgtgaatgtgaagcatcacaaTAGCGCAGTTTGAGCataaaagtgctgtataaattcagtccattcatcctccaaagagacctggtaccaaagacgtcCAGCcctcactggttagcgtccatgtttcataaccatacagtaagacaggagcaCCAAGACCATGAAGACttcgaccttcattctcctgcaaagttatcagcatcaccaaagacttctgacctttgacctcatgagcTCTTATCAGCTGTCTCTGGATCTCAGAGGCCGAAGACTCAGACCTCAGACCACTTCACCTCCATCAGTGGATTTTCTTGGATTCTGCAAAACATTGTGAAATAGGTCATGTGTTCATGTACTGGTTGGACAACATGGAACATTGTTTATCTGCCttatgctgaacactgccacctagtGCATAGCTGGTGGATATTGGATGGGTGATGAAATTAGGAGCAGATGTGGTTAAACATAAGTGGAGCTAGAAATGAGTTTCTTCGTTTCCAAAGTCCAGCTCTGGTGGCGGCCAAAGCCGTCGCTGCTTGTTTTGAAGAAAATCCAGATTCATCCTGAACATCAGGCGTTCACCAATAACGAAATGTTTGTTTGCTTACTGCAGGCACAAACCACCCCTTACATCTTAAGGGGTGGTTTATAAGGGGGGATCGATCCCCACAGCAATGCCCCAATAACCCCGTGAACTCGGACTTAAGCGGCCCCGGCTCCAGCTACCGAAGTCCTGGTGTCATAGACTGaacagtccgccttttgcatctgtgcatgctggcatacttccaccttagaattggaatataatatatgatataccttactgaattttcatgaaccaATCGCCATCCGTTCCCCTCTCAAACTCTTGACTCCACCACCTCCTACGTTGTTGGGACGGTCCCACCTTCAGCAGACATGCTGACATATTTGCTACTTTCATGCTTTTACTTCATTAGCTTGCATGAATCAAAAGAgtttgcagttaaaaaaaaaaacataaaaagataACCTCAATAAGAAGAGGCAGAAGGCAGCGTATGACactccaaaacacacaaaaacatctgGAAACTGAGTCAGAAGAAACTGGACTTCATGTTTTTGGTAGTTGGACATTTAGAGTTTGCAGTATAGTAACATCCTTTTTATTTCCCAAGAAGGATGAAAGGACAGCGTTGAAAGCTGTGGAAGATGGAGCTTTTTttaaaggatgatgtcatctACTGTTGACCTGGACGTCTCTGATGGGCATCAATAGAGGCGACATTCTGGCCCTGCTCAAACCGACAGTAAAAATCTGATTTCTGTgcatatctatccatccatccatcctttttctgtacctgcttactccaattaagactaaggtttatggggggggggggggggcatgttggagcctatcccagcagtcatagggcgtattgcgtggtacaccctggacagggtgggatgggctccagcccccacatgacccttgactggggtaagtggatatagaaaatgaatgaatgaaagtctgAGCAGTCAAATTTAACAtgtaattcatttaaaaaaaaaaaaaaaaaaaaaaatggtttcaaGTCTCATTCATAAGTGGTttgaaatgtgattcaaaccagATTTTTGCAAATACGATTTGGTTGGATTTGGTGTCTGTTTTGTTATGTCTGTGACTTTTCACACCACATAAAGCTTCCCTTTGTGACCTTTACATGGTGAGAGCTGTGGTGTCTCTCCCCACGCTCACAGCCAAGTGACactgggggggagggggtgcaTGGTCATAACGCAAAAGCCCAAATTAACCTGTAAAATCACATCCAAAACAGTCACAGCATTCAGAGTGTAGAATAAATGTCATACCAAAAACAAATGatgtgtcctgcatttgtttgTGTCACGTGGACACAAGAAtcagatctggtcacttgctGTATAGAATCTGGGATCAGTTTTGAATCAGACGTACACTCTGACAGTCTGATCAAAGCCTCTAGAGAGTCGGGAGACGGGAGTTGGGTTCTTCATCCAGTAGATGTTAAAATAAAGATACCAGGTGGATATGTATCAAAACATCTGATCAAAAAAGAAGTTGACTTGCTTTGGACTGAAGTCAAACATCTGTTTAGCTGAATGAGTGACACAAACACTAAAATGCTGCCTGAAGTCTGTGAATCTCATGTGGATTTAGATACTATTTAAACAGTTGGCTTATTTCAGACAGACAAACTTAAATTCTCTTATTGTAACATCCCACTGCTTCTCTCTCGTGATGCTGAGGAGCCTGAGCTCACTCAGATAGCTTTTCCCATGATGAGGATGCTCATAAAGAAGAACATGATGAAGAACAGCCACATGAAGAAGCGATTGATGACCTTGGCGACCTTCCGCCATTCACCGATGCGGAGCTGTGTGACTTTCTGGTCCTGGTAAGAATTTGCAATATGCTTCACATTCCAACACATTCCCTGGCAAATGCAGTGGCCCCTCCTTACCACCTCCTCCTCGCTCTTCTCCTCAGCGCAGCCCTGTCCTACTGCACCTCCACCTTCCTGCTCCTCCCTGTATGCACCTCCTCCACTTCTGCTGTGTGACCCCTctgctccagcagctccgtccTCTTTAGAATGGTCGATGCTCACAAATATATCACCTTTACACTCTGCCTGGTTGGAGAAATCCCACCCTGCCTTTGCCTCCGTGTCGTTCTCCTTCCTGACCCACGCCTCTCCATTCACGGCACAGTTCGCTCCTCTGGGGTTGCTGCTGTCAGCAGGGGTCACCTCACACTCCTCCTTTGACTGAGAATGTTTCCTGGCGGATACCCCTCCGAGGCAGTTCTCACCAACCTCATAGACAAAGCAGATGCGAGCGAGGTAGTTGAGGATTAAGCATCGGACCCATCCTGGTACAGGACGAGCCTCCGGACCACAGTGATGGAAGTTCATCACGAAGATGGTGAGTGCTGTTGAAGCAGTAACCATTGTCATGGTGGCGATGTAGTACTTCCCTGTTGAGAAGAGAAATtggaatacttaaaaaaaaaatttcccctAGAGGTCAAACACAACTTCAGTCTCAGTCCGATTGGTGACAACATCTCAGTAACGTTATAGATTAACAGTGTGAAAGCGGCATCACAATAACAAAGTCTTAGAGAGCTTAAAAGCCTTCACTGTCGTAGATGTCCGTTTTTGGCCTGACCAAGGGTCTGGTTTTCCTCTGTAGTGGTGCGTTTGTTTATGGAGTTACTGACAGCAGCACTAGTTTTGGGTCAGTGTTGTTGGAGtagaacagtggtgtccaaactattccaaaaagggccgagagggtgcaggttttctttgcagccactgacttcagcaggtgatttcactgatgaacatcactttgaacaggtgggatgagttcatcagtgaaatcacctgctggagtaagTCTGGAAGTAAGTCATGTGAAGGCCCTCAGGCCTGTTGGTGCTTATCTTCAGATTCTGTAGCgtaaagcagatgagagtctctgacagctgggtggactgagacaatgtagattgtgtcttgtccaaggatgcagACAGGTCACGTGACTGAGAATCAAACCCGGCTCGTTAGATCGATACACATCGTTAGTCCAGCTTTATTTTACAACTGAGTGCTTCTTAGCAGCAGATGGCAGCTCTCCACCCCTGGgtagagcaggtggctctgtggtaCAGGACTACCAACCTGTAGACCGGGATTCAATTCCAGGTGTGACCACATGGACAAAACACTTCACCTGcagtgtcccagtccacccatctCTAAATAGGCACTAGTCTATGCTGGGGCAtaaacctgtgacagactggtggacttgtgactctcatctgcttcatgctgcagCATCAGCCCAGTGGTCCTCAGGGACATTTTGGACTTCAGTCAAGTCAGGACTTACTTTGCTCTGACTCTGATGTGGCGTTTGCATCCACTCACCAATCAGCGGGACGCTCTCAGAGGGCGGCATGCTCTCCGCCACCAGCAGCTGGAACACAGTGAGAGCCAGCAGCACTGTGACACCCAGTGACACTTTCTCACCGGAGTCTGCCGGCAGGTAGAAGCCCAGTGGAGCCAGAAAGGAGATCATCATGCAGGGGATGATGAGGTTGAAGATGTAAAAGGAAGCACGCCTCTTCAAGTGCAGGGTGAAGGTAATGTCTGGGTACGGATCAGAACAACAGCCGTACAGGATTACATTCTTCTTGGCTGGCATGCCAAGAACCTGTTAAGAAAATGGCTTTATTTAGGTTCAGATTTTTTGCTCCAGCTACAGATC
This genomic window from Thalassophryne amazonica chromosome 9, fThaAma1.1, whole genome shotgun sequence contains:
- the LOC117516768 gene encoding neuronal acetylcholine receptor subunit alpha-10-like, with the translated sequence MKLIRGRSLTFLLLLFIPVCWAAHGRYAQKLLKDLFSKYTNALRPVEDTEHIINVTLQITLSQIIDMDERNQILTTYLWIRQVWMDAYLTWKKEDYDGLDNIRIPSSYVWRPDIVLYNSANDAFSSSMETNVVLRNDGQVMWDQPAITKSSCSVDVAFFPFDVQQCHFTFGSWTHNGNQMDLFNALDSADLADFVPNVEWEVLGMPAKKNVILYGCCSDPYPDITFTLHLKRRASFYIFNLIIPCMMISFLAPLGFYLPADSGEKVSLGVTVLLALTVFQLLVAESMPPSESVPLIGKYYIATMTMVTASTALTIFVMNFHHCGPEARPVPGWVRCLILNYLARICFVYEVGENCLGGVSARKHSQSKEECEVTPADSSNPRGANCAVNGEAWVRKENDTEAKAGWDFSNQAECKGDIFVSIDHSKEDGAAGAEGSHSRSGGGAYREEQEGGGAVGQGCAEEKSEEEVVRRGHCICQGMCWNVKHIANSYQDQKVTQLRIGEWRKVAKVINRFFMWLFFIMFFFMSILIMGKAI